The Pseudomonas baetica genome includes a region encoding these proteins:
- a CDS encoding glycoside hydrolase → MPFIARCLLLIGLMLIPSWASANVLLENALWRVEIDPATLAIQVTPSQANTVQASVGVAAHGVSGLTQTANRIDWRWDDGAWRLSASLDQRDLSLSITARDSGELGFLRQPGRAMGNGLIWPLAEGHYVPAGDAVWQGFLLEQGELNSTQDLSLPLWGVDHGSFTLNWLLTNPYNNRLTFSAEGKNLGLAVRHEFTSLEPDKPLTFLLSLGTADPLAPAKRYRRWLIDNGQYEPLSEKLQKTPQAKKILGASHIYLWGNDLLGPKDVRSWPALVKLLRGNGALASELRSRFDAETRDILANAQPPLNRYQMATLLRSLNGALNTQARKSWQAVVEPDMQQLAEGYGTLRAELASTFSEALTASAQGWGSSLSSSTFAQLKAAGLSRLWIGLGEGWEGGLWHPEAVREGVAAGYLLAPYDSYETALTATENPDWTTAHLGSRANRQCAIVLNSGQFKRGFQQSGHYTDPRCVRPLLEARIKAVQAGAGFNSWFLDAYATGMLFDSYQADSPLTQAQNAQGNIEASRWLNETLQLPSGSEDGNATTAQGVLFAHGMQTPVIGWGDPDMSKNRKSPYYVGRWFPDEQPQVFFKSVPLKEPYRTVHFAPQTRLPLYQAVFHGSVITTHHWLFDSLKLSNVRAENQLSQLLYNVPPLYHLSAATLKQRLPLIAKQDAFFRPLHERLALQQMTDFQWVSGDRLVQRTTFADGTQLLANFDKREREVAGHKLAGQSISVFENNQRVNVFQVSQ, encoded by the coding sequence ATGCCATTCATTGCTCGCTGTCTGCTGTTGATTGGCCTCATGCTGATTCCGTCGTGGGCGAGTGCCAATGTCTTGCTGGAAAACGCGCTGTGGCGCGTTGAAATCGATCCGGCAACGCTGGCCATTCAAGTCACGCCGTCCCAGGCGAATACCGTACAGGCTTCGGTGGGCGTCGCCGCGCATGGGGTCAGTGGCCTGACCCAGACCGCCAACCGCATCGATTGGCGCTGGGATGATGGCGCCTGGCGCCTGAGTGCCAGTCTCGATCAGCGCGATCTGTCGCTGTCCATTACCGCCCGTGATTCCGGTGAACTGGGTTTTCTCCGACAACCTGGCCGCGCTATGGGCAACGGCTTGATCTGGCCGCTGGCCGAAGGGCATTACGTGCCGGCAGGCGATGCAGTGTGGCAAGGCTTTCTCCTCGAACAGGGCGAGCTCAATAGCACGCAGGACCTGAGCCTGCCCCTGTGGGGTGTCGACCACGGCAGCTTCACGCTCAATTGGCTGCTGACCAATCCTTATAACAATCGTCTGACTTTCAGTGCCGAGGGTAAAAACCTCGGCCTGGCCGTACGCCATGAATTCACCTCGCTTGAACCGGACAAACCGCTGACCTTCCTACTTTCGCTGGGCACCGCCGATCCGCTGGCACCGGCCAAACGCTATCGACGTTGGCTGATCGACAACGGCCAATACGAACCCTTGAGTGAAAAACTGCAAAAAACGCCACAAGCAAAAAAAATCCTCGGCGCCAGCCATATTTATTTGTGGGGCAATGACCTGCTCGGACCAAAGGACGTCCGCAGTTGGCCGGCACTGGTGAAACTGCTGCGCGGCAATGGCGCGCTGGCCAGCGAGTTGCGTAGCCGTTTTGATGCTGAAACCCGCGATATTCTGGCGAACGCGCAACCGCCGCTGAATCGCTATCAAATGGCGACATTGCTGCGCAGTCTCAATGGCGCCCTCAACACCCAGGCCAGAAAGTCCTGGCAGGCCGTCGTCGAACCGGACATGCAGCAACTCGCCGAGGGCTACGGCACGTTGCGCGCGGAGCTGGCCAGCACATTTTCCGAGGCGCTGACCGCGTCTGCGCAGGGTTGGGGCAGTAGCTTGTCATCGAGTACTTTTGCGCAGTTGAAGGCAGCCGGGTTGTCGCGCCTATGGATTGGACTGGGCGAAGGCTGGGAGGGCGGCCTCTGGCACCCCGAAGCGGTGCGCGAAGGCGTAGCGGCGGGGTATCTGCTGGCGCCTTATGACTCCTATGAAACAGCGCTCACGGCCACTGAGAATCCGGACTGGACCACGGCGCACCTGGGCTCGCGAGCCAACCGACAGTGCGCGATCGTGTTGAACAGTGGTCAATTCAAACGCGGATTTCAGCAGTCGGGCCATTACACCGATCCACGCTGCGTGCGCCCGTTACTGGAGGCTCGCATCAAGGCAGTACAGGCTGGCGCCGGCTTCAATAGCTGGTTTCTCGATGCTTATGCCACCGGGATGCTGTTCGACAGTTACCAGGCAGATAGCCCTCTGACGCAAGCGCAAAATGCCCAGGGCAATATCGAAGCTTCACGCTGGCTGAACGAAACCCTGCAGTTGCCGAGCGGCTCCGAGGACGGCAACGCCACCACAGCGCAAGGCGTGCTGTTTGCCCACGGCATGCAGACGCCGGTCATTGGCTGGGGCGACCCGGACATGAGCAAGAACCGCAAATCGCCGTATTACGTCGGACGTTGGTTCCCTGACGAACAGCCGCAAGTGTTTTTCAAAAGCGTTCCGCTCAAAGAGCCTTATCGCACAGTGCATTTTGCGCCCCAGACACGTTTGCCGTTGTATCAGGCGGTGTTCCACGGATCAGTCATCACCACGCATCACTGGCTGTTCGACAGCTTGAAGTTGAGCAATGTGCGCGCCGAGAATCAGTTGAGCCAGTTGCTCTACAACGTCCCGCCGCTGTATCACCTCAGCGCTGCGACATTAAAACAACGCTTGCCATTGATCGCGAAGCAGGACGCCTTCTTCCGGCCGCTCCACGAGCGTCTGGCGCTACAGCAAATGACTGACTTTCAGTGGGTGAGCGGGGACAGGCTGGTGCAACGGACCACCTTCGCCGATGGAACGCAGTTGCTGGCCAATTTTGACAAGCGTGAACGTGAAGTGGCGGGTCACAAGCTCGCAGGGCAGAGCATCAGTGTTTTTGAAAACAACCAAAGAGTAAATGTATTCCAGGTATCGCAGTGA
- the lpxO gene encoding lipid A hydroxylase LpxO: MKLIIAAIYVISIAYVHLRGRVRHKLGRQLSDHSTFLAPINCFLYLFSKKPNKPFLDPAEFPDLSPLQAHWEEIREEGQNLLRAGEIKRSNQYDDVGFNSFFKTGWKRFYLKWYGDSHPSAMKLCPRTTELVQSIGSIKAAMFAELPPGSKLVRHRDPYAGSYRYHLGLETPNDAGCYINVDGENYHWRDGEAVMFDETFIHYAENTTDKNRIILFCDIERPMKYRWAAAFNGWFSRTVMSAAGAPNDAGDRTGGINRFFTKIYKIRLRGKELKKRNRARYYLEKWAIFGGLLAVFILI, translated from the coding sequence GTGAAACTCATCATTGCCGCTATTTATGTCATTTCCATTGCATACGTTCACTTGCGTGGACGGGTGCGCCACAAGTTGGGTCGGCAATTGAGCGACCACTCGACGTTCCTCGCGCCGATCAACTGCTTTTTGTACCTGTTCTCGAAAAAGCCGAACAAGCCGTTCCTCGATCCGGCTGAGTTTCCTGACCTGAGTCCGTTGCAGGCGCATTGGGAAGAGATCCGCGAAGAAGGGCAGAATCTGCTCCGCGCCGGTGAAATCAAGCGTTCGAACCAGTACGACGATGTCGGTTTCAACTCGTTCTTCAAAACCGGCTGGAAGCGTTTCTACCTCAAGTGGTACGGCGACAGCCATCCATCGGCGATGAAGCTGTGCCCGCGTACCACAGAACTGGTGCAGAGCATCGGTTCAATCAAGGCCGCCATGTTTGCCGAACTGCCGCCGGGCTCCAAGCTGGTCCGTCACCGCGACCCGTATGCCGGCTCCTACCGCTATCACCTGGGTCTGGAAACGCCGAACGATGCCGGCTGCTACATCAATGTCGACGGTGAAAACTATCACTGGCGCGACGGTGAAGCGGTGATGTTCGATGAGACCTTCATCCATTACGCGGAAAACACCACGGACAAAAACCGTATCATTCTGTTCTGCGACATTGAGCGACCGATGAAGTATCGCTGGGCCGCGGCGTTCAATGGTTGGTTCAGCCGCACCGTGATGTCTGCGGCGGGTGCGCCGAACGATGCCGGTGACCGCACCGGCGGCATCAACCGTTTCTTCACAAAAATCTACAAGATTCGCCTGCGCGGTAAAGAGCTGAAAAAACGTAATCGTGCGCGCTATTACCTGGAAAAATGGGCGATCTTTGGTGGTTTGCTGGCCGTTTTCATTCTGATCTGA
- a CDS encoding Ku protein, with protein sequence MARAIWKGAISFGLVHIPVALVSATSSQGVDFDWLDSRSMDPVGYKRVNKVTGKEVTKENIVKGVAYEKGRYVVLSEEEIRSAHPVSTQTIDIFSFVDAEQIPLQNIDTPYYLAPDKRGGKVYALLRETLSKTNKVALARVVLHTRQYLAALMPLESALVLVKLRWPQEVRGLDQLELGSEVTKPQLAKGELDMAKRLVQDMSGDWTPEDYKDEFEDKIMALVDKKAHEGKIEDVETVGGEQARKTADVIDLTELLKRSLGGKAPAKPKARTATKAAPAKRTRKASGE encoded by the coding sequence ATGGCTCGGGCAATCTGGAAAGGCGCGATCAGTTTCGGACTGGTTCATATCCCTGTCGCGCTGGTGTCGGCGACGTCCTCGCAGGGCGTCGATTTCGACTGGCTCGACAGCCGCAGCATGGATCCAGTGGGCTACAAACGGGTCAACAAGGTCACCGGCAAGGAGGTCACCAAGGAAAACATCGTCAAAGGCGTGGCTTACGAAAAGGGCCGTTACGTAGTGCTGAGCGAAGAAGAAATCCGCTCGGCGCATCCGGTTTCGACGCAGACCATCGACATTTTTTCCTTTGTCGACGCCGAGCAGATTCCGCTGCAGAACATCGACACGCCCTATTACCTGGCGCCGGATAAACGCGGCGGCAAGGTCTATGCGCTGCTGCGTGAAACCTTGAGCAAAACCAACAAAGTCGCCCTCGCCCGCGTGGTTTTGCATACGCGGCAGTATCTGGCGGCGCTGATGCCGCTGGAGTCAGCATTGGTACTGGTCAAGTTGCGCTGGCCGCAAGAGGTGCGCGGCCTTGATCAACTGGAACTTGGCAGCGAAGTCACCAAGCCACAGCTGGCCAAAGGTGAATTGGACATGGCCAAGCGGCTGGTTCAGGACATGAGCGGCGACTGGACGCCGGAAGATTACAAAGACGAGTTCGAAGACAAGATCATGGCGCTGGTGGATAAGAAGGCCCATGAAGGCAAGATCGAGGACGTCGAGACGGTGGGTGGCGAACAAGCGCGCAAGACGGCCGATGTGATCGACTTGACCGAGCTGCTTAAACGCAGCCTGGGTGGCAAGGCACCGGCCAAGCCGAAGGCCAGGACAGCCACCAAAGCAGCACCGGCCAAACGCACCCGAAAAGCGTCCGGGGAATGA
- a CDS encoding PQQ-dependent sugar dehydrogenase translates to MLRKTLLATLCTGALVSVPAFAAAPKELQSEQGTLEVTTISQGLEHPWALAFLPDRQGMLVTERPGNLRVVGADGKLSAPISGVPKVWAKGQGGLLDVVLSPDFKQDRLVYLSYAEGGGAGDKAGTAVGRGRLSDDLQTLKDFKVIFRQEPKLSTGNHFGSRLVFDRDGYLFITLGENNDRPTAQDLDKLQGKIVRIYPDGKVPDDNPFVGQSGVRPEIWAYGIRNPQGAALNPWNGTIWENEHGPRGGDEVNIIERGKNYGWPLATHGINYSLQPIPEAKGKSVEGGVDPRHVWEKSPGVTGMAFYDADRFKLWQQNLFIGALVSQELIRLQFDGDKVVHEERLLGELQQRIRDVRQGPDGYLYVLTDEDNGALYKIGLKPTP, encoded by the coding sequence ATGTTGCGTAAAACCCTTTTAGCCACGCTGTGCACCGGCGCGCTGGTCAGTGTTCCGGCATTCGCCGCAGCGCCCAAAGAGCTGCAAAGCGAGCAGGGCACCCTTGAAGTCACCACGATTAGTCAGGGCCTGGAGCATCCGTGGGCTTTGGCGTTTCTGCCGGATCGCCAGGGCATGCTGGTAACCGAACGGCCGGGCAATCTGCGGGTCGTCGGTGCCGATGGCAAGTTGTCGGCACCGATCAGCGGTGTACCGAAGGTCTGGGCCAAGGGGCAGGGCGGTTTGCTCGATGTGGTGCTGTCGCCGGACTTTAAACAGGATCGGCTGGTGTATCTGTCGTACGCCGAGGGCGGTGGTGCCGGCGACAAGGCCGGGACGGCCGTGGGACGCGGGCGCTTGTCTGACGATTTGCAGACGCTGAAAGACTTCAAGGTGATCTTCCGCCAGGAGCCGAAACTCTCGACCGGCAACCACTTCGGCTCACGCCTGGTGTTTGACCGCGACGGTTATCTGTTCATTACCCTCGGTGAGAACAACGACCGGCCGACCGCGCAGGATCTCGACAAGCTGCAAGGCAAGATCGTGCGGATCTACCCGGACGGCAAAGTACCGGACGACAACCCGTTCGTGGGGCAGTCCGGCGTGCGCCCCGAGATCTGGGCCTACGGCATCCGCAACCCGCAGGGTGCAGCGCTCAATCCGTGGAACGGCACAATCTGGGAGAACGAACACGGCCCGCGTGGCGGCGATGAAGTGAACATCATCGAGCGCGGTAAGAACTACGGCTGGCCGTTGGCGACCCATGGCATCAACTATTCGCTGCAGCCGATTCCGGAAGCCAAAGGCAAAAGCGTTGAAGGAGGCGTTGATCCACGCCACGTCTGGGAAAAATCACCGGGCGTCACGGGCATGGCGTTTTACGATGCCGATCGCTTCAAGCTGTGGCAGCAGAACCTGTTTATTGGCGCGCTAGTGAGTCAGGAGTTGATTCGCCTGCAGTTCGATGGCGACAAAGTTGTGCATGAAGAGCGCTTGCTCGGTGAGCTGCAGCAGCGTATTCGCGACGTGCGCCAGGGCCCGGATGGTTACTTGTATGTGCTGACGGATGAGGACAATGGCGCGCTCTACAAAATCGGCCTGAAACCCACACCTTGA